One Brassica napus cultivar Da-Ae chromosome C2, Da-Ae, whole genome shotgun sequence DNA window includes the following coding sequences:
- the LOC106425804 gene encoding inactive protein RESTRICTED TEV MOVEMENT 2-like, producing MANIGMEKVYQEFDPVTRWTSEPDAEILVVDLPGFKKEQLKLAVSSTRKLRLIGERPTGGNKWIRFHKEVPVPLTLDIDSVSATFKDNKLYVRHPKVKKTQVPQTKPPVIKKPHDQHEKNKGHQGSKASQSGGKTGQRKHDARKKESVGEPREDLSSKDHEEKDKVGAKWFEKYKEATGNMVKEAKNKRQLLCNLAASISLVLLILLYARNAVRSSLVWNSEE from the exons ATGGCTAACATTGGAATGGAAAAGGTTTACCAAGAATTTGACCCTGTAACTAGATGGACCTCTGAACCAGACGCTGAGATCCTTGTCGTTGACCTTCCag GATTCAAGAAAGAACAACTTAAGTTGGCGGTAAGCTCAACAAGGAAGCTAAGACTAATAGGAGAACGCCCAACTGGTGGAAACAAATGGATTCGTTTCCACAAGGAAGTTCCCGTTCCTTTGACCCTTGATATCGACTCGGTTTCAGCTACCTTCAAGGACAACAAACTCTACGTCAGACATCCCAAAGTCAAGAAGACACAAGTCCCTCAAACTAAGCCACCAGTGATCAAGAAACCACATGATCAACATGAGAAAAACAAAGGCCATCAGGGTTCAAAAGCATCACAGAGCGGTGGTAAAACCGGACAACGAAAACATGATGCGCGCAAAAAGGAATCGGTTGGTGAGCCTAGGGAGGATTTGAGTTCCAAGGATCATGAGGAGAAAGACAAAGTTGGAGCCAAATGGTTCGAGAAGTACAAAGAGGCAACTGGAAATATGGTAAAGGAAGCTAAGAACAAAAGACAGTTACTTTGCAATTTGGCTGCTTCGATTTCATTGGTTCTGCTAATCCTACTGTATGCTAGAAATGCAGTACGTTCATCTCTCGTGTGGAACTCAGAGGAATGA
- the LOC106425715 gene encoding indole-3-acetaldehyde oxidase-like encodes MGEKKVTEEKEETMKSKTSLVFAVNGERFEIDLSSIDPSTTLIDFLRNKTPFKSVKLGCGEGGCGACVVLLSKYDPLLEKVDDFTVSSCLTLLCSIDGCSITTSEGLGNSRAGFHAVHERIAGFHATQCGFCTPGMSVSMFSALLNADKTHPPRAGVSNLTAAEAEKAVSGNLCRCTGYRPLVDACKSFSADVDIEDLGFNTFCKKGLPCYDHTLSSQVCTFPEFLKKELKSLDDDPRKYRWSSPVSISELQSLLGLENGVSVKLVAGNTSTGYYKEEKDKKYDRFVDIRRIPELTVVRRDEKGVKLGAAITISKAIEVLREKESVLILAKIASHMEKIASRFVRNTGTIGGNIIMAQRKHFPSDLTTILVAARATVKIMSTGSGVQEQYTLEEFLQRPPLEAKSVLLSLTIPSWRPVKNGSTHRAGPEHSQMKHSLLDTHLLFETYRAAPRPLGNALAFLNAAFSAEVSLNKAGDGVVVNDCLLAFGAYGTKHAHRAKKVEDFLAGKVISDEVLLEAISLLKDEIVPDKGTSNPGYRSSLAVTFLFEFFGSLTTNSWLNGGCKEPLRPVAMLSSAQQIVENQEYSPVGKGIEKTGAKLQASGEAVYVDDIPSPENCLYGAFIYSTMPLARIKSIGFKENRVPEGVLGIITYKDIPKGGQNVGTKGFFASDLLFAEEVTHCAGEIIAFLVAESQKIADIATKLVVIDYDTEGLEEPILSVEEAVKKSSLFEIPPYLRGKPVGNINKGMSEAEHKILGSKISFGSQYFFYMETQTALAVPDEDNCMLVYSSTQAPEYVHRTIAGCLGVPEHNVRVITRRVGGGFGGKVMKAMPVAAACALAASIMQRPVRTYVNRKTDMITTGGRHPMKITYSVGFKSNGKITALDLELLLDAGLSEDVSPLMPSGIQGAMMKYDWGALSYDVKVCKTNTVSRTSVRAPGDVQGSYIAEAIIEKVASYLSIDVDVIRKVNLHTYESLRLFHSNKAGEPTEYTLPLLWDKLAEFSGFNQRIRVVEEFNALNKWRKRGISRVPAVYGVPMRFTPGRVSVLSDGSIVVEVPGIEIGQGLWTKVKQMVAYSLGLIQCGTTSDELLDKIRVIQADTLSLVQGSVTGGSTTSEASSEAARICCDGLVERLLPVHAALVEKTGGPVTWESLISQAYQQSINMSVSNVYTPDISTGYYLNYGVAASEVEVNILTGETTILRTDIIYDCGKSLNPAVDLGQIEGAFVQGLGFFMLEEYLMNSDGLIVTDSTWTYKIPTVDTIPRQFNVEILNSGHHKNRVLSSKASGEPPLLLAASVHCAVRAAVKEAKKQIQTWSNDNREGIDLSFDLPVPATMPVVKEFCGLDVVEKYLEWNIHQKKNF; translated from the exons ATGGGTGAGAAGAAAGTgacagaggagaaagaagaaacgATGAAGAGCAAGACCTCTCTTGTTTTCGCCGTTAATGGAGAAAGATTTGAGATCGACCTCTCTTCCATTGATCCTTCAACCACACTCATCGATTTCTTGCGTAATAAGACTCCTTTCAAGAGCGTCAAGCTCGGTTGTGGCGAAG GTGGTTGTGGTGCTTGCGTTGTTCTTCTTTCAAAGTACGATCCCCTCCTCGAAAAGGTCGATGACTTCACAGTCAGCTCGTGCCTCACGCTCCTCTGCAGCATCGACGGCTGTTCCATCACAACCTCAGAAGGCCTCGGCAACAGCAGAGCCGGGTTCCACGCAGTCCACGAGCGCATCGCCGGTTTTCACGCCACGCAATGCGGTTTCTGCACGCCCGGTATGAGCGTCTCCATGTTCTCTGCTCTCTTAAACGCCGACAAGACACATCCTCCTCGCGCTGGCGTCTCAAACCTAACAGCTGCAGAAGCAGAGAAGGCTGTCTCCGGGAACCTATGCAGGTGCACTGGATACAGACCGCTAGTGGACGCTTGCAAGAGTTTCTCAGCTGATGTGGATATCGAAGATCTCGGGTTCAATACTTTTTGCAAGAAGGGGTTGCCTTGTTATGACCATACACTTTCCTCTCAGGTCTGTACGTTTCCTGAGTTCTTGAAGAAGGAACTCAAGAGTCTTGATGATGATCCAAGAAAGTACAGATGGTCAAGCCCTGTTAGTATCTCTGAGCTTCAGAGTTTATTAGGGCTTGAAAATGGAGTGTCGGTTAAGTTAGTTGCTGGTAACACTAGCACCGGTTATTACAAAGAAGAGAAAGACAAGAAGTACGACAGGTTTGTCGATATAAGACGGATCCCTGAGCTCACTGTTGTAAGAAGAGACGAGAAAGGAGTTAAGCTAGGAGCTGCTATTACTATCTCAAAAGCTATTGAGGTTctaagagagaaagaaagtgttCTCATCTTGGCGAAAATCGCGTCTCACATGGAGAAGATTGCAAGCAGATTCGTGAGGAACACGGGGACTATAGGCGGAAACATCATCATGGCGCAGAGGAAACACTTCCCTTCAGATCTCACAACCATACTGGTCGCCGCTCGAGCCACCGTGAAGATCATGAGTACCGGCTCAGGTGTTCAAGAACAGTACACACTTGAAGAGTTTCTTCAACGTCCTCCTCTTGAAGCCAAATCTGTTCTCTTAAGCCTTACGATACCTTCTTGGCGCCCCGTGAAGAACGGTTCCACTCACAGAGCCGGTCCTGAGCATAGCCAGATGAAACATTCGCTTTTGGATACTCATTTGCTATTTGAAACATACAGAGCAGCACCGCGTCCTCTAGGAAACGCATTGGCGTTTCTTAATGCAGCTTTCTCAGCTGAAGTGTCTTTGAATAAAGCAGGTGATGGTGTTGTAGTGAATGATTGCTTGTTAGCTTTTGGTGCTTATGGGACCAAACATGCACATAGGGCGAAGAAAGTCGAAGACTTCCTTGCGGGTAAAGTTATCTCTGATGAAGTATTGCTGGAAGCTATTAGCTTACTTAAAGATGAGATAGTACCTGATAAGGGTACTTCAAACCCTGGTTATAGATCAAGCCTGGCTGTTACTTTCCTCTTTGAGTTCTTTGGATCTTTAACTACAAACAGTTGGCTCAACGGAGGATGCAAAGAGCCTTTGAGACCTGTAGCTATGTTGTCATCAGCACAACAGATAGTTGAGAATCAAGAATACAGTCCGGTCGGTAAAGGCATAGAAAAGACTGGAGCTAAGCTTCAAGCATCTG GTGAGGCTGTGTATGTAGACGACATTCCTTCACCGGAGAACTGTCTGTACGGTGCATTTATATACAGTACAATGCCTCTGGCAAGGATCAAGAGTATAGGGTTCAAGGAGAACAGAGTTCCAGAGGGAGTTCTTGGCATTATAACTTATAAAGATATCCCCAAAGGTGGGCAAAACGTTGGTACTAAAGGTTTCTTTGCCTCTGATCTTTTGTTTGCTGAAGAAGTCACCCATTGTGCCGGTGAGATCATCGCCTTTTTG GTTGCAGAGAGTCAAAAGATTGCAGATATTGCAACAAAGCTTGTTGTGATTGATTACGACACCGAGGGGTTAGAAGAGCCTATACTATCTGTAGAAGAAGCTGTCAAGAAGTCTAGTCTTTTCGAGATCCCTCCATATCTGCGTGGTAAACCGGTTGGTAATATCAACAAGGGAATGTCTGAAGCTGAACATAAGATTCTTGGATCAAAG ATAAGTTTCGGGTCACAGTACTTCTTTTACATGGAGACACAAACGGCTCTTGCGGTGCCTGATGAAGACAACTGTATGTTGGTTTATAGCTCAACTCAAGCTCCTGAGTATGTACATAGAACCATAGCTGGATGTCTTGGAGTTCCTGAGCATAATGTCCGTGTGATCACTCGACGTGTTGGAGGTGGCTTTGGTGGGAAAGTCATGAAAGCAATGCCG GTTGCTGCAGCTTGTGCACTTGCAGCATCCATAATGCAACGTCCAGTGAGGACATACGTGAACCGGAAAACAGATATGATAACTACTGGAGGAAGACATCCAATGAAGATTACATACAGTGTTGGATTCAAGTCCAATGGGAAGATTACTGCTTTGGACTTAGAGCTGCTACTTGATGCAGGGCTAAGCGAAGATGTAAGCCCACTTATGCCATCAGGGATACAAGGAGCAATGATGAAGTATGATTGGGGTGCTCTCTCTTATGATGTAAAAGTTTGCAAAACAAACACTGTGAGCAGAACTTCAGTTAGAGCTCCTGGAGATGTACAAGGATCTTATATAGCTGAAGCGATCATTGAAAAGGTTGCTTCATATCTTTCCATTGATGTCGATGTGATCAGGAAGGTTAATCTCCATACATATGAGAGCTTAAGGCTGTTTCATAGTAACAAAGCTGGTGAACCCACTGAGTATACTCTACCACTTCTTTGGGACAAACTAGCTGAGTTCTCAGGTTTTAACCAGAGGATAAGAGTGGTTGAGGAGTTCAATGCGTTGAACAAATGGAGAAAGAGAGGGATCTCGCGTGTGCCCGCGGTTTATGGAGTGCCAATGAGGTTCACACCAGGAAGAGTAAGCGTGTTGAGTGATGGGTCAATAGTTGTTGAGGTTCCAGGGATTGAGATAGGACAAGGGCTATGGACAAAGGTGAAACAGATGGTTGCATATTCACTTGGACTGATCCAGTGCGGTACTACAAGCGATGAGCTTTTGGACAAGATCCGTGTCATCCAAGCAGACACGTTGAGTTTAGTACAAGGCTCGGTAACTGGTGGTAGCACAACCTCTGAGGCTAGCAGTGAAGCGGCGAGGATTTGCTGTGATGGCTTAGTGGAAAGACTTTTACCTGTACATGCTGCTTTGGTGGAGAAAACAGGTGGACCTGTGACTTGGGAGAGCCTCATCAGTCAG GCTTATCAACAATCTATAAACATGTCGGTTAGTAACGTATACACGCCGGATATCTCCACTGGCTACTACCTTAACTATGGAGTTGCAGCGAGCGAG GTTGAAGTAAACATATTGACTGGTGAAACAACGATTCTGCGCACGGATATTATCTATGATTGCGGGAAAAGTCTCAACCCTGCTGTGGATTTAGGACAG ATTGAAGGAGCATTTGTGCAAGGACTTGGGTTCTTCATGCTTGAAGAGTACCTAATGAACTCAGACGGTCTCATAGTAACAGACAGCACATGGACTTACAAGATCCCAACGGTCGACACAATCCCAAGACAGTTTAATGTCGAGATTCTCAACAGTGGACACCACAAGAACCGTGTTCTTTCATCCAAAG CTTCGGGTGAACCACCGTTGCTTTTAGCGGCTTCTGTTCACTGTGCGGTCCGAGCAGCTGTTAAAGAAGCCAAGAAGCAGATTCAGACCTGGAGTAATGATAACCGAGAAGGGATTGATCTGAGCTTTGACTTGCCTGTTCCAGCAACAATGCCTGTTGTGAAGGAGTTTTGTGGACTTGATGTTGTTGAGAAATACTTGGAATGGAACATCCACCAGAAGAAGAACTTTTGA